Proteins co-encoded in one Hemibagrus wyckioides isolate EC202008001 linkage group LG26, SWU_Hwy_1.0, whole genome shotgun sequence genomic window:
- the LOC131347065 gene encoding cilia- and flagella- associated protein 210-like, with amino-acid sequence MSVKPSIQRFPSRKIKMSEQKNKTEATVPVGQFVRRKGTIRKGVLPEVINTPKLPVDLHKVTVLSTSDWKRIQDSVNRVKEEQDRLDAAAREREALHLRSKEVVKNWPDSLAAQRQKRLESRRIRKEIEEEKRKQLDLEEAEFQAMKRKEAIERAKTLQFLQTDRVKRFHSAVRMTEVLKEREAQIELKKRKEIEAKKEKDEISAMIAQNTELALQEQREKAEERKQKRLAHAEFLKQQVKERDQAREKEMMEKKKEEEELRHFQKLYEMEQTMLKQKKQEEKRKRKKAFQEEFANKKIFEASNAKKQEMEEEKRKLVVEAKDKQMKLRKEKEAEMFREFQRPREIVADRLAEFLAAQSDDEDEVISRAAAEAVAKKDKEQREKEKKKAAVLRSIAEHREAVHKELKCRKQKEKQEAAETLKANKAADFLYHQTQKIKAQKKKEAVKLLQDSYVHQMNEKHAKKQLREKQKQECKVRNAQFIAEEEKQFQTYAKDVIETARKGQRNTSILHKASKVGIGGGRGPVFGVIRPSYQVQDKSGVQLPSYVRRKKLDVTTYMQESRKRLGFTG; translated from the exons ATGAGTGTAAAACCATCAATACAGAGATTTCCATCgagaaaaattaaaatgtcCGAGCAAAAGAATAAGACAGAGGCTACAGTGCCTGTGGGGCAGTTTGTCCGGAGAAAAGGCACAATTAGAAAAG GTGTTCTACCAGAGGTGATCAATACACCGAAGTTACCTGTAGACCTGCACAAAGTGACCGTGTTGTCCACATCAGACTGGAAGAGAATCCAGGACAGTGTGAATCGTGTGAAAGAAGAGCAGGATCGTCTTGATGCAGctgcgagagagcgagaggccTTGCACCTGCGCTCCAAAGAAGTGGTCAAAAACTGGCCTGACTCCCTAGCT GCACAGCGGCAAAAGAGGTTAGAATCAAGGAGAATTAGAAAGGAAattgaagaggagaagaggaagcaGCTCGACTTGGAGGAAGCAGAGTTTCAAGCgatgaaaagaaaggaagcaaTAGAGAGGGCCAAAACCCTGCAGTTcctccagacagacagagtgaaaaGATTTCAT AGTGCTGTGCGGATGACTGAAGTCCTGAAGGAGAGGGAGGCTCAGATTgagctgaaaaaaagaaaagaaattgaggctaaaaaagaaaaagacgagATCTCGGCCATGATCGCACAAAACACGGAGCTGGCTTTACAGGAGCAGCGAGAGAAAGCTGAGGAGAGGAAGCAGAAGCGCCTGGCTCATGCTGAGTTTTTGAAACAACA GGTTAAGGAGCGTGACCAGGCTAGAGAGAAGGAGATgatggaaaagaagaaagaggaagaagaactcAGGCATTTCCAAAAGCTTTATGAAATGGAACAAACCATGCTCAAGCAGAAGAAgcaagaggagaagagaaagcgCAAGAAGGCTTTTCAA GAAGAGTTTGCCAATAAGAAAATCTTCGAAGCATCTAACGCCAAGAAACAGGAGATGGAAGAAGAGAAACGGAAGCTTGTTGTTGAGGCCAAAGACAAACAGATGAAACTTAGGAAGGAAAAAGAGGCAGAGATGTTCAG AGAGTTTCAGAGACCCAGGGAAATCGTTGCAGACAGACTGGCAGAATTTCTCGCGGCGCAAAGCGACGATGAGGATGAGGTGATCTCCAGGGCAGCTGCAGAAGCTGTGGCCAAGAAGGATAAAGAACAGcgtgagaaggagaagaagaaggctgCTGTGTTGAGGAGTATTGCTGAACACAGAGAAGCTGTG CATAAAGAGCTGAAGTGCAGGAAGCAGAAGGAGAAGCAGGAGGCTGCTGAGACGCTTAAAGCAAACAAAGCAGCAGATTTCCTTTACCATCAAACTCAGAAAATCAAGGcccagaaaaagaaagaggcagTCAAACTGCTACAAGACTCATATGTCCATCAGATG AATGAGAAGCATGCGAAGAAGCAGCTCAGGGAAAAACAGAAGCAGGAATGTAAAGTGAGGAATGCACAGTTTATTGCAGAGGAAGAGAAGCAGTTTCAGACTTATGCCAAGGATGTGATAGAGACAGCTAGGAAGGGTCAGAGGAACACCTCCATCCTGCACAAGGCCTCAAAGGTGGGCATTGGTGGAGGACGTGGACCTGTGTTTGGAGTCATTAGACCGAGTTACCAAGTGCAGGATAAATCAGGAGTTCAGCTGCCCAGTTATGTGCGCAGAAAGAAGCTGGATGTGACTACCTACATGCAGGAGTCTAGAAAGCGGCTGGGATTTACTGGGTGA